A stretch of the Aegilops tauschii subsp. strangulata cultivar AL8/78 chromosome 4, Aet v6.0, whole genome shotgun sequence genome encodes the following:
- the LOC141021980 gene encoding uncharacterized protein gives MTHALWKTLAAMFSSHSLSRINNICTALLHAQKGTQPVATLFAYMCGLANELDAAGKPLQDDQIVSYIIHALDMEYQPLVSALDARTNPVTLDELFTMLSNFDQRMAPYQGSGGFKSSMNAASSGRGGRRNGPPRGKARSGGSGNSSSSVNPRAERSSSNNPKGRWAAAAAPTERALMRRPDKDKVVAAADGSYSIDTNWYVDTGATEHITGELKKVTMREKYRGKDQIHTASGAGIEVKKHDDGLHLSQEKYATDLVKKAGLQGCKPSPTPLSSSEKLSLTEGSMDDR, from the exons ATGACACACGCGCTCTGGAAGACCCTGGCGGCCATGTTCTCCTCGCATTCGCTTAGCCGCATCAACAACATCTGCACGGCTCTGCTTCATGCGCAGAAGGGAACCCAGCCGGTCGCCACCCTTTTCGCCTACATGTGCGGCCTGGCTAATGAACTCGACGCGGCCGGAAAACCCCTGCAAGACGACCAGATCGTCTCCTACATCATCCACGCGCTGGACATGGAGTACCAGCCCCTGGTGTCGGCCCTCGACGCCCGCACCAACCCCGTCACCCTGGATGAGCTGTTCACCATGTTGAGCAATTTTGATCAACGCATGGCACCCTACCAGGGTTCGGGCGGCTTCAAGTCGTCTATGAACGCAGCCTCTAGTGGCCGCGGCGGCCGCCGCAACGGACCTCCACGCGGCAAGGCAAGATCGGGCGGCAGCGGGAACTCCTCCAGCAGCGTCAATCCTCGCGCCGAGCGGTCCTCCTCCAACAACCCCAAGGGacgctgggcggcggcggcggctccaaCAGAGCGCGCCCTGATGCGCCGCCCT gATAAGGACAAGGTGGTTGCAGCTGCGGATGGTTCTTACAGCATCGACACCAACTGGTATGTCGACACTGGTGCCACCGAACACATCACCGGCGAGCTCAAGAAGGTGACCATGCGGGAAAAATACCGCGGCAAGGACCAAATCCACACTGCTAGTGGTGCAG GGATTGAAGTGAAGAAACATGATGATGGACTTCATCTCTCCCAGGAAAAATATGCCACTGATTTGGTAAAAAAGGCTGGCTTGCAAGGTTGTAAACCCTCACCTACTCCATTATCAAGTTCTGAGAAACTATCTCTTACAGAAG GTAGCATGGATgataggtga